A genomic stretch from Astatotilapia calliptera chromosome 4, fAstCal1.2, whole genome shotgun sequence includes:
- the LOC113020949 gene encoding uncharacterized protein LOC113020949, which produces MKQLYRVPFERNSDRVKGLRAEYVRRISAMDGAAQPHEYIFIDEAGFDLSKTRRRGRNVIGQRAIVHVPGQRGGNITLCAAICLRGLLHHHAILGPYNSQHILTFLDALHDIVVQNRADQPRFVVIWDHVSFHRAALVQAWFSNHNQFEVVYLPPYSPFLNPIEDVFRLGDDVYMTANHMPACLFCRQWNRPAATFR; this is translated from the exons atgaagcagctctacagagtcccattcgagaggaacagtgacagggtcaAAGGACTTCGAGCTGAATATGTACGG agaatctcggccatggatggagctgcacagcctcatgaatacattttcattgatgaaGCTGGATTCGACCTGAGCAAAACAAGACGACGGGGTCGTAATGTAATTGGCCAAAGGGCAATTGTGCACGTCCCAGGGCAGCGCGGGGGAAACATCACATTATGTGCCGCCATATGCCTTCGAGGGCTTCTGCACCATCATGCAATACTAGGTCCATACAATAGCCAAcacatactcacatttctagatgctctccatgatatagttgtacagaacagagcagaTCAGCCCAGGTTTGTGGTGATATGGGATCATGTCAGTTTCCATCGGGCTGCTCTGGTCCAGGCCTGGTTCTCCAACCACAATCAATTTGAAGTGGTATACTTGCCCCCTTACTCACCATTTTTAAACCCTATTGAGGATGTTTTTAGGCTTGGAGATGACGTGTATATGACCGCCAACCACATGCCCGCATGCCTCTTCTGCAGGCAATGGAACAGGCCTGCGGCGACATTCAGGTGA